The proteins below are encoded in one region of Streptomyces marianii:
- a CDS encoding MFS transporter: MSASETTGTPPTRMSQRRRLLVLAICCMSLLIVGLDNTVLNVALPSMREEFHAGIAGMQWTVDAYTLVLASLLILAGSTADRIGRRKVFKTGLVLFTLGSVLCSLAPNLESLVAFRMLQAVGGSMLNPVAMSIITNTFTDPRQRARAIGAWGAVVGISMAAGPVVGGLLVETIGWRSIFWINVPVGLTALLLTWRYVPESRAAKPRRADPAGQLLVIALLGSLTYAIIEAPTAGPATVLPFTALAAAALTALVLHEPRRTEPLIDLRFFHSAPFSGATVIAISAFAALSGFLFLNTLYLQDVRGLSALQAGLAMLPMAALTFLCAPLAGRLVAGRGPRLPLALAGTSMAACGILFAAFEAETSTPLLFTGYVLFGLGFGMVNAPITNTAVSGMPRSQAGVAAAVASTSRQTGATLGVAVIGSVLAAGTGAADHVTGFVEAARPAWWIITGCALTVLAVGLATSGRWARETARRTAERLEPANTRTTAGSSA, translated from the coding sequence ATGTCCGCGTCCGAGACCACCGGCACCCCTCCGACCCGGATGAGCCAACGCCGACGCCTCCTCGTCCTGGCCATCTGCTGCATGAGCCTGCTGATCGTCGGCCTCGACAACACCGTCCTCAACGTGGCCCTCCCCTCCATGCGCGAGGAGTTCCACGCCGGCATCGCCGGAATGCAGTGGACCGTCGACGCCTACACCCTCGTCCTCGCCTCCCTGCTCATCCTCGCCGGATCCACCGCCGACCGGATCGGCCGCCGCAAGGTCTTCAAGACCGGACTCGTCCTCTTCACCCTCGGCTCCGTCCTCTGCTCCCTCGCCCCCAACCTCGAATCACTCGTCGCGTTCCGCATGCTCCAGGCCGTCGGCGGCTCCATGCTCAACCCCGTCGCCATGTCGATCATCACCAACACCTTCACCGACCCGCGCCAACGCGCACGCGCCATCGGCGCGTGGGGCGCCGTCGTCGGCATATCCATGGCCGCCGGACCCGTCGTCGGCGGACTCCTCGTCGAAACCATCGGCTGGCGCTCCATCTTCTGGATCAACGTCCCCGTCGGCCTCACCGCCCTCCTCCTCACCTGGCGCTACGTCCCCGAGTCCCGCGCCGCCAAGCCCCGCCGCGCCGACCCCGCCGGACAACTCCTCGTCATCGCCCTCCTCGGCTCCCTCACCTACGCGATCATCGAAGCGCCCACCGCGGGCCCCGCCACCGTCCTCCCCTTCACCGCCCTCGCCGCGGCCGCACTCACCGCCCTCGTCCTCCACGAGCCCCGCCGCACCGAACCCCTCATCGACCTGCGCTTCTTCCACTCGGCCCCGTTCAGCGGCGCCACCGTCATCGCGATCAGCGCCTTCGCGGCACTCAGCGGCTTCCTCTTCCTCAACACCCTCTATCTGCAGGACGTCCGCGGACTGTCCGCCCTCCAGGCCGGCCTCGCCATGCTCCCCATGGCCGCACTCACCTTCCTCTGCGCCCCGCTCGCCGGCCGCCTCGTCGCCGGCCGCGGACCACGACTGCCACTCGCCCTCGCCGGCACCTCCATGGCCGCCTGCGGAATCCTCTTCGCCGCCTTCGAAGCCGAGACGTCCACACCGCTGCTCTTCACCGGATACGTCCTCTTCGGCCTCGGCTTCGGCATGGTCAACGCGCCCATCACCAACACCGCCGTCTCCGGTATGCCCCGCTCCCAGGCGGGCGTCGCCGCCGCCGTCGCCTCCACCAGCCGCCAGACCGGCGCCACCCTCGGCGTCGCCGTCATCGGCTCCGTGCTGGCGGCGGGCACCGGCGCCGCCGACCACGTCACCGGCTTCGTCGAGGCCGCCCGCCCGGCGTGGTGGATCATCACCGGCTGTGCACTGACCGTCCTCGCCGTCGGCCTCGCCACCAGCGGCCGCTGGGCCCGGGAGACAGCCCGCCGCACGGCGGAGCGGCTCGAACCGGCGAACACCCGCACGACCGCCGGCAGCAGCGCCTGA
- the dusB gene encoding tRNA dihydrouridine synthase DusB, with protein sequence MTTLAQPSTLSIGPHAVQPPVVLAPMAGITNAPFRTLCREFSGGKGLFVSEMITTRALVERNEKTMQLIHFDASETPRSIQLYGVDPVTVGKAVRMIVDEGLADHIDLNFGCPVPKVTRKGGGSALPYKRNLLRAILGEAVGNAGDLPVTMKMRKGIDDDHITYLDAGRIAVEEGVTAIALHGRTAAQHYGGTADWDAIARLKEHVPEIPVLGNGDIWSADDALRMMRETGCDGVVVGRGCLGRPWLFGDLVSAFGGSGAPARPSLREVADVMVRHARLLGEWIGDESRGVIDFRKHVAWYLKGFAVGSEMRKRLAVTSSLEELRAQLSMLDLDQPWPSGADGPRGRTSGNNRVVLPDGWLRDPYDCAGVGEDAELDTSGG encoded by the coding sequence ATGACCACGCTCGCTCAGCCCTCGACGCTGTCCATCGGCCCGCATGCCGTGCAGCCCCCCGTGGTGCTCGCGCCCATGGCCGGCATCACGAACGCACCGTTCCGCACCCTTTGCAGGGAGTTCAGCGGGGGCAAGGGGCTGTTCGTGAGCGAGATGATCACGACCCGGGCGCTGGTCGAGCGCAACGAGAAGACGATGCAGCTGATCCACTTCGACGCGTCGGAGACGCCGCGTTCGATCCAGTTGTACGGGGTGGACCCGGTCACGGTCGGCAAGGCGGTCCGCATGATCGTGGACGAGGGCCTGGCCGATCACATCGACCTGAACTTCGGCTGCCCGGTGCCCAAGGTGACCCGCAAGGGCGGCGGCTCGGCGCTGCCGTACAAGCGGAACCTGCTGAGGGCGATCCTGGGTGAGGCGGTCGGCAACGCCGGCGACCTGCCGGTGACGATGAAGATGCGCAAGGGCATCGACGACGACCACATCACGTATCTCGACGCGGGGCGGATCGCGGTCGAGGAGGGCGTCACGGCGATCGCCCTGCACGGGCGTACGGCGGCTCAGCACTACGGCGGTACTGCGGACTGGGACGCGATCGCGCGGCTGAAGGAGCATGTGCCGGAGATCCCGGTGCTGGGCAACGGCGACATCTGGTCGGCGGACGACGCGCTGCGGATGATGCGGGAGACGGGCTGCGACGGGGTGGTCGTGGGGCGCGGCTGTCTGGGCCGGCCGTGGCTGTTCGGGGACCTGGTCAGTGCCTTCGGGGGGTCGGGTGCCCCGGCGCGGCCGTCGTTGCGCGAGGTCGCGGACGTGATGGTGCGCCATGCGCGGCTGCTGGGGGAGTGGATCGGCGACGAGTCCCGTGGCGTGATCGACTTCCGTAAGCACGTGGCGTGGTACCTGAAGGGGTTCGCGGTCGGGTCGGAGATGCGCAAGCGGCTGGCGGTGACGTCGTCGCTGGAGGAGCTGCGCGCTCAGCTGAGCATGCTGGACCTGGACCAGCCGTGGCCGTCGGGTGCGGACGGTCCGAGGGGGCGTACGTCGGGGAACAACCGGGTCGTGCTGCCGGACGGCTGGCTGAGGGACCCGTACGACTGTGCCGGTGTGGGCGAGGATGCGGAGCTGGACACGTCCGGGGGCTGA
- the ppdK gene encoding pyruvate, phosphate dikinase, with the protein MSENKDQKFVYDFTEGNKDLKDLLGGKGANLAEMTNLGLPVPPGFTITTEACKVYLDSGEEPAALRDEVSAHLDALEQRMGKKLGQADDPLLVSVRSGAKFSMPGMMDTVLNIGLSDTSVEGLAKQAGDDRFAWDSYRRLIQMFGKTVLGVDGELFEDALEGAKEAKKVAVDTDLDAADLKKLVKQFKKIVKSETGRDFPQDPREQMDLAIKAVFDSWNGDRAKLYRRQERIPHDLGTAVNVCSMVFGNLGPDSGTGVAFTRDPASGHQGVYGDYLQNAQGEDVVAGIRNTVPLADLESIDKKSYDQLMQIMETLETHYRDLCDIEFTIERGQLWMLQTRVGKRTAGAAFRIATQLVDQGLIDEAEALQRVTGAQLAQLMFPRFDETAQVEKLGRGIAASPGAAVGKAVFDSYTAVKWSRSGEKVILIRRETNPDDLDGMIAAEGILTSRGGKTSHAAVVARGMGKTCVCGAEELEVDTKRRRMTVNGTVVEEGDVVSIDGSTGKVYIGEVPVVPSPVVEYFEGRMHAGADDADELVQAVHRIMAYADRVRRLRVRANADNAEDALRARRFGAQGIGLCRTEHMFLGERREMVEKLILADTDDEREDALKALLPLQKKDFVELFEAMDGLPVTVRLLDPPLHEFLPDITELSVRVALAEARKDANENDLRLLQAVHRLHEQNPMLGLRGVRLGLVIPGLFTMQVRAIAEAAAERRNAKGDPRAEIMIPLVGTVQELEIVREEAEEVIAEVEARTGVELKLALGTMIELPRAALTAAQIAEAAEFFSFGTNDLTQTVWGFSRDDVEASFFTAYLEKGIFGVSPFETIDKDGVGSLVRNAAAAGRATRPDLKLGVCGEHGGDPESVHFFHEVGLDYVSCSPFRIPVARLEAGRAAAQSSGSDSR; encoded by the coding sequence GTGTCGGAAAACAAAGATCAGAAGTTCGTCTACGACTTCACCGAGGGCAACAAGGACCTCAAGGACCTCCTCGGTGGCAAGGGTGCGAACCTCGCCGAGATGACCAACCTCGGGCTGCCCGTCCCCCCGGGCTTCACCATCACCACCGAGGCCTGCAAGGTCTACCTGGACAGTGGCGAGGAGCCCGCGGCACTGCGTGACGAGGTGAGTGCGCACCTCGACGCGCTGGAGCAGCGCATGGGCAAGAAGCTGGGCCAGGCCGACGACCCGCTGCTGGTGTCCGTACGATCCGGCGCCAAGTTCTCCATGCCCGGCATGATGGACACGGTCCTGAACATCGGTCTGTCCGACACCTCGGTGGAGGGCCTCGCCAAGCAGGCCGGCGACGACCGCTTCGCCTGGGACTCCTACCGCCGGCTCATCCAGATGTTCGGCAAGACCGTCCTCGGCGTCGACGGCGAGCTGTTCGAGGACGCCCTGGAGGGGGCCAAGGAGGCCAAGAAGGTCGCGGTCGACACCGACCTGGACGCCGCCGACCTGAAGAAGCTGGTCAAGCAGTTCAAGAAGATCGTCAAGTCCGAGACCGGCCGCGACTTCCCGCAGGATCCGCGCGAGCAGATGGACCTGGCCATCAAGGCCGTCTTCGACTCCTGGAACGGCGACCGGGCGAAGCTCTACCGCCGTCAGGAGCGCATCCCGCACGACCTGGGCACCGCGGTCAACGTCTGCTCCATGGTCTTCGGCAACCTCGGCCCGGACTCCGGCACCGGTGTCGCCTTCACCCGCGACCCCGCGTCCGGACACCAGGGCGTCTACGGCGACTACCTGCAGAACGCGCAGGGCGAGGACGTCGTCGCCGGTATCCGCAACACGGTGCCGCTCGCGGATCTGGAGTCGATCGACAAGAAGTCGTACGACCAGCTGATGCAGATCATGGAGACGCTCGAGACGCACTACCGGGACCTGTGCGACATCGAGTTCACCATCGAGCGCGGCCAGCTGTGGATGCTGCAGACCCGGGTCGGCAAGCGCACCGCGGGTGCCGCCTTCCGGATCGCCACCCAGCTCGTGGACCAGGGCCTCATCGACGAGGCCGAGGCTCTCCAGCGCGTCACCGGCGCGCAGCTCGCGCAGCTGATGTTCCCGCGCTTCGACGAGACCGCCCAGGTCGAGAAGCTCGGCCGTGGTATCGCCGCCTCCCCGGGCGCGGCGGTCGGCAAGGCCGTCTTCGACTCCTACACGGCCGTCAAGTGGTCCCGTTCCGGCGAGAAGGTCATCCTGATCCGTCGCGAGACCAACCCGGACGACCTCGACGGCATGATCGCGGCCGAGGGCATCCTGACCTCCCGCGGCGGCAAGACCTCCCACGCCGCCGTCGTCGCCCGCGGCATGGGCAAGACCTGTGTCTGTGGTGCCGAGGAGCTGGAGGTCGACACCAAGCGCCGCCGGATGACGGTGAACGGCACGGTCGTGGAGGAGGGCGACGTCGTCTCCATCGACGGTTCCACCGGCAAGGTGTACATCGGCGAGGTCCCGGTCGTGCCGTCCCCGGTGGTGGAGTACTTCGAGGGCCGGATGCACGCGGGCGCCGACGACGCCGACGAGCTCGTCCAGGCCGTGCACCGGATCATGGCCTACGCGGACCGGGTACGCCGGCTGCGGGTACGGGCCAACGCGGACAACGCCGAGGACGCGCTGCGTGCCCGCCGCTTCGGCGCCCAGGGCATCGGTCTGTGCCGCACCGAGCACATGTTCCTCGGCGAGCGCCGCGAGATGGTCGAGAAGCTGATCCTCGCCGACACCGACGACGAGCGCGAGGACGCGCTGAAGGCGCTGCTGCCGCTGCAGAAGAAGGACTTCGTCGAGCTCTTCGAGGCGATGGACGGGCTGCCGGTGACGGTGCGGCTGCTGGACCCGCCGCTGCACGAGTTCCTGCCGGACATCACCGAGCTGTCGGTGCGCGTGGCGCTCGCGGAGGCCCGCAAGGACGCCAACGAGAACGACCTGCGCCTGCTGCAGGCGGTGCACCGGCTGCACGAGCAGAACCCGATGCTGGGGCTGCGCGGGGTCCGTCTCGGTCTGGTCATCCCCGGTCTGTTCACCATGCAGGTGCGGGCCATCGCGGAGGCCGCGGCGGAGCGGAGGAACGCCAAGGGCGACCCGCGTGCCGAGATCATGATCCCGCTGGTGGGCACGGTCCAGGAGCTGGAGATCGTCCGCGAGGAGGCCGAGGAGGTCATCGCGGAGGTCGAGGCGAGGACCGGCGTGGAGCTGAAGCTGGCGCTGGGCACGATGATCGAGCTGCCGCGTGCCGCGCTGACCGCCGCTCAGATCGCTGAGGCGGCCGAGTTCTTCTCCTTCGGCACGAACGACCTCACCCAGACCGTGTGGGGCTTCAGCCGGGACGACGTGGAGGCGAGCTTCTTCACGGCCTACCTGGAGAAGGGCATCTTCGGCGTCAGCCCGTTCGAGACGATCGACAAGGACGGCGTCGGTTCGCTGGTGCGCAACGCGGCGGCGGCCGGCCGGGCCACCCGCCCGGACCTGAAGCTCGGCGTCTGCGGTGAGCACGGCGGTGACCCGGAGTCGGTGCACTTCTTCCACGAGGTGGGCCTGGACTACGTCTCCTGCTCGCCGTTCCGGATCCCCGTGGCCCGCCTGGAGGCCGGTCGCGCGGCGGCGCAGTCCTCCGGGAGCGACAGCCGCTGA
- a CDS encoding ArsR/SmtB family transcription factor: MLRIHLTGEDLARVRMAARPDVLWEAILSFHRLRDRRGATVFGEWRTETRARLNGETRLLAALVPQRGYFPDFLTPPEALEGLEEGLEAVRATPVRRLAAELALLAAERPHSVLTGRLAGLAEGAAGPMDRLVGALRSYHRSAIEPYWPHIQAAVEADRAVRGRALLDGGADELLASLPPMLRWRAPVLEADYPVDREVRLEGRGLLLQPSYFCRGTPVVRRDPELPPVLVYPVTHTGSPVTWERDGLSLGRLVGHTRSAVLQSIGSGCTTSELARRAGVSLASASQHACVLREAGLVVTLRNGNAVLHTMTPLGTALLRGRAQRDPEPPGVLTPGTVPSPRR, from the coding sequence GTGCTGCGAATCCACCTCACCGGTGAAGACCTCGCCAGGGTGCGGATGGCGGCCAGGCCGGACGTTTTGTGGGAAGCGATTCTGAGTTTCCACCGTTTACGGGACCGGCGCGGCGCCACCGTCTTCGGGGAATGGCGGACGGAAACCCGGGCCCGGCTGAACGGTGAAACACGGCTCCTCGCGGCCCTCGTTCCGCAGCGCGGCTATTTCCCGGACTTCCTGACCCCGCCAGAGGCGCTGGAGGGCCTGGAGGAGGGCCTGGAGGCGGTGCGCGCCACCCCGGTGCGCAGGCTCGCCGCCGAGCTGGCGCTGCTCGCCGCGGAGCGGCCGCACTCCGTGCTCACGGGCCGCCTCGCCGGGCTCGCCGAGGGCGCGGCCGGGCCGATGGACCGGCTCGTGGGGGCGCTGCGCAGCTACCACCGGTCGGCGATCGAGCCGTACTGGCCGCACATCCAGGCAGCGGTGGAGGCCGATCGTGCCGTGCGCGGCCGGGCCCTGCTCGACGGGGGAGCGGACGAGCTGCTGGCCTCCCTGCCGCCGATGCTGCGCTGGCGTGCGCCGGTGCTGGAGGCCGACTACCCGGTGGACCGCGAGGTGCGGCTGGAGGGGCGAGGGCTGCTGCTGCAGCCGTCGTACTTCTGCCGCGGCACGCCCGTCGTCCGCCGGGACCCGGAGCTGCCGCCGGTGCTGGTCTATCCCGTGACGCACACCGGGTCCCCGGTGACGTGGGAGCGGGACGGGCTGTCGCTGGGCCGGCTGGTGGGCCACACCCGCTCGGCGGTGCTGCAGTCCATCGGCAGCGGCTGCACGACCAGCGAGCTGGCCCGCAGGGCGGGGGTGTCGCTCGCCTCCGCCAGTCAGCACGCGTGCGTGCTGCGGGAGGCCGGGCTCGTGGTCACGCTGCGGAACGGGAACGCGGTGCTGCACACGATGACGCCGCTGGGCACGGCCCTGCTGAGGGGCCGCGCCCAGCGTGATCCGGAGCCGCCGGGGGTGCTTACGCCCGGAACGGTCCCGTCACCTCGTAGGTGA
- a CDS encoding PhoX family protein gives MERRSFLRGAVIGTSAAAFGGTLWQGAASAAPAQPGAGPYGALGAADANGIRLPAGFTSRVIARSGQKVASTSYTWHNAPDGGACFTDGSGWIYVSNSEINPSGGASAVRFSSAGAVTGAYRILSGTRTNCAGGKTPWNTWLSCEEVSLGYVYETDPWGVQAAVRRDAMGRFKHEAAAADPVRKAVYLTEDESNGCLYRFVPTTWGDLSSGTLQVLVAGTATAGSFSWANVPDPDGSPTATRSQVSGAKRFNGGEGCHYANDTVWFTTKGDNRLWQLDLTSGTYELAYDDSLVTGGSAPLTGVDNVTGSSSGDLFVAEDGGNMEICLITPDDVVAPFLRISGQSGSEITGPAFSPDGRRLYFSSQRGTSGSSSGGITYEVTGPFRA, from the coding sequence GTGGAACGACGCAGCTTCCTGCGCGGAGCGGTCATCGGCACGTCCGCGGCCGCCTTCGGCGGCACGCTGTGGCAGGGCGCCGCCTCCGCGGCCCCGGCCCAGCCCGGCGCCGGGCCGTACGGGGCGCTCGGCGCGGCCGACGCCAACGGCATCCGGCTGCCGGCAGGATTCACCAGCAGGGTGATCGCCCGGTCCGGGCAGAAGGTCGCCTCCACCTCCTACACCTGGCACAACGCCCCCGACGGCGGGGCCTGTTTCACCGACGGCTCCGGCTGGATCTACGTGTCCAACTCGGAGATCAACCCCTCCGGCGGGGCGAGCGCCGTGCGGTTCTCCTCGGCGGGCGCGGTCACCGGGGCCTACCGCATCCTGTCGGGCACCCGCACCAACTGCGCCGGCGGGAAGACCCCGTGGAACACCTGGCTGTCGTGCGAGGAGGTCAGCCTCGGCTACGTCTACGAGACCGACCCGTGGGGTGTGCAGGCCGCCGTCCGCCGTGACGCCATGGGCCGGTTCAAGCACGAGGCCGCGGCCGCCGACCCGGTCCGCAAGGCGGTGTACCTGACCGAGGACGAGTCCAACGGCTGCCTCTACCGCTTCGTCCCCACGACCTGGGGCGACCTGTCCTCCGGCACGCTCCAGGTGCTGGTCGCCGGTACCGCGACCGCCGGGTCGTTCAGCTGGGCGAACGTGCCCGATCCGGACGGATCCCCCACCGCGACCCGCAGCCAGGTGTCCGGAGCGAAGAGGTTCAACGGCGGCGAGGGCTGCCACTACGCCAACGACACCGTCTGGTTCACCACCAAGGGCGACAACCGCCTCTGGCAGCTCGACCTCACCAGCGGCACCTATGAACTCGCCTACGACGACTCGCTGGTGACGGGCGGCTCGGCCCCGCTCACCGGCGTGGACAACGTCACCGGCTCGTCCTCCGGCGATCTGTTCGTCGCGGAGGACGGCGGCAACATGGAGATCTGCCTCATCACCCCCGACGACGTCGTCGCGCCGTTCCTGCGGATCAGCGGCCAGTCCGGCTCGGAGATCACCGGACCGGCCTTCTCCCCGGACGGGCGGCGGCTGTACTTCTCCAGCCAGCGCGGCACCAGCGGCAGCTCGTCGGGCGGCATCACCTACGAGGTGACGGGACCGTTCCGGGCGTAA
- a CDS encoding VOC family protein: MTQMIFVNLPVKDLDASKAFWETVGYSFNPRFTDETAACLVISDSIFAMLLTEARFKDFTRKDVADAATSTEVIVALSAESREKVDELTDAALAAGGSPANEPQDHGFMYGRSFQDPDHHIWEVVWMDEKAVEGGE, from the coding sequence ATGACCCAGATGATCTTCGTGAACCTGCCGGTGAAGGACCTCGACGCGTCGAAGGCCTTCTGGGAGACGGTCGGCTACTCCTTCAACCCCCGGTTCACCGACGAGACCGCCGCCTGCCTGGTCATCAGCGACTCCATCTTCGCGATGCTGCTGACCGAGGCCCGGTTCAAGGACTTCACCAGGAAGGACGTCGCCGACGCCGCCACCAGCACCGAGGTGATCGTCGCGCTGAGTGCCGAGAGCCGCGAGAAGGTCGACGAGCTGACCGACGCGGCCCTCGCGGCCGGCGGCTCTCCGGCGAACGAGCCGCAGGACCACGGCTTCATGTACGGCCGCTCCTTCCAGGACCCGGACCACCACATCTGGGAGGTCGTCTGGATGGACGAGAAAGCCGTCGAGGGCGGCGAGTAG
- a CDS encoding DinB family protein produces MTPPRIRPPFVADERTQLVGWLDMQRAIVHYKCEGLAEADAHRSVLPASPLMTVAGIVSHLRWTENTWFEVLFLGRPADGPQFAESPEDADMRAEGVPLARLLQDYERQCAVSNEIIAAHSLDEAGRHPHPDYESSAASLRWMLIHMVEETARHAGHLDTLRELLDGEKGYY; encoded by the coding sequence ATGACTCCTCCCCGGATACGTCCCCCCTTCGTGGCGGACGAACGGACCCAGCTGGTCGGCTGGCTCGACATGCAGCGTGCGATCGTCCACTACAAGTGCGAGGGCCTCGCGGAAGCGGACGCCCACCGGTCCGTCCTGCCGGCCTCGCCCCTGATGACGGTGGCGGGCATCGTCTCCCATCTGCGCTGGACGGAGAACACCTGGTTCGAGGTCCTCTTCCTCGGCCGGCCCGCCGACGGCCCGCAGTTCGCCGAGTCCCCGGAGGACGCCGACATGCGGGCCGAGGGCGTCCCGCTGGCACGGCTGCTTCAGGACTACGAGCGGCAGTGCGCTGTCTCGAACGAGATCATCGCGGCCCACTCGCTCGACGAGGCCGGGCGGCACCCGCACCCCGACTACGAGTCGTCCGCCGCCTCCCTGCGCTGGATGCTGATCCACATGGTGGAGGAGACCGCCCGGCACGCCGGTCACCTGGACACCCTCCGGGAACTGCTCGACGGGGAGAAGGGCTACTACTGA
- the nirD gene encoding nitrite reductase small subunit NirD, producing MTIQDAPPITLQIELAGSWLPVCEITRLTPGRGMAALLPDGRQAAVFLDRAGTPYAIDNRDPFTGAQVLSRGLVGTADGRAFVASPLLKQRFDLATGRCLDDDEVSVRAFAVRWT from the coding sequence ATGACGATCCAGGACGCGCCCCCGATCACGCTACAGATCGAACTGGCCGGCAGCTGGCTGCCCGTCTGCGAGATCACCCGGCTCACCCCGGGCCGCGGCATGGCCGCCCTGCTCCCCGACGGGCGCCAGGCCGCGGTCTTCCTGGACCGCGCGGGGACGCCGTACGCGATCGACAACCGCGACCCGTTCACCGGCGCCCAGGTCCTGTCGCGGGGCCTGGTGGGCACCGCGGACGGGCGGGCGTTCGTCGCCTCCCCGCTGCTGAAGCAGCGGTTCGACCTGGCGACGGGCCGATGCCTGGACGACGACGAGGTCTCGGTGCGTGCGTTCGCGGTGCGCTGGACCTGA